A genomic window from Glycine max cultivar Williams 82 chromosome 17, Glycine_max_v4.0, whole genome shotgun sequence includes:
- the LOC100816045 gene encoding protein SMAX1-LIKE 4 — protein MRSGVCTLQQTLTAEAASVLKHSLGLARRRGHAQVTPLHVAATLLSLRGSSLRRACLKSSQASHHPLQCRALELCFNVALNRLPTTPSPLIHTQPSLSNALIAALKRAQAHQRRGCIEQQQQQPLLTIKVELEHLIISILDDPSVSRVMREAGFSSTAVKNHIEDSNSPQYSVFQCYNSSGGVFSSPCSPSASENNNHRETATNNNPTNFRHTTRHFLTSYASEFHPSLVFSPPKNAPVCSITGAASSSSKDDDVRLVLDILLRKKKKNTVIVGDSLSLTEGLVGEIMGRLERSEVPDELKSIHFIKFQISHVSLSCMKRDEVEMKLLELERKVNSIASGGGGGIFYIGDLKWTVEEASLSEKEEGSPNGEVSGYNPVDHLVSEIGKLFCDCGTSNNAKVWLMATASYQTYMRCQMRQPPLEKQWALQAVPVPSGGLGLSLHAPSVLDSKMTISHNQSQVLETKPFGNMEQEDKLNCCEECASNYEKEAQFIRPDQKKRLPFWLQSHITEDHKKDELVQLKRKWNRLCHCLHQSKQPQNQWNWNHNSYNSPSSISFASNATHGSTSKLVPRFRRQQSCIIEFNFGKKREATEPVLDSLESMEGKEVKTTLALGNGGSGESAVGDITDTTLQRAHICKLLQENVPWQSETFPSIAEALIDSKSAKESNNITWLLMQGNDTIGKRRLALAIAESVFGSTNLLLQFDMLKRETSIAPFSEMLEGALKTHHQLVMLIENVDFADAQFKKFLCDGFETGNFGNFTEENSSQVIFILTNGGSGSTNIEQQNEDSVMRLLWQVSETKPNLETPSVTTTIAEPCFGHKRRAELDMFSNTNSFQGSKKKEFSRQTSFNTLDLNMKADEGDKAGESSPISSDQTGETIADPLNQNGFLDSIVNRFEFNTNPVKDREMAELFLCKFKESFEEVYGKKCLENLSVDERVIEDVGVGCGYFTNSLFEKWLKDVFQSSLETVNFGGKEGILFRLSWGGKGDRKSDSGFMSSSLPKSIQVNYFIE, from the exons ATGCGCTCAGGAGTTTGTACATTACAGCAGACCCTCACAGCTGAGGCTGCTTCAGTGTTGAAGCACTCTCTGGGGTTGGCTCGGAGGAGGGGCCATGCACAGGTCACTCCACTGCATGTGGCTGCCACTTTGCTAAGCTTAAGAGGAAGTTCCTTGAGAAGGGCTTGTCTGAAGTCATCTCAAGCTTCTCATCATCCTCTTCAATGCAGGGCTCTTGAGTTGTGCTTCAATGTTGCCCTCAACAGGCTCCCAACAACACCTTCTCCTTTGATCCACACTCAGCCTTCTCTCTCCAATGCTCTCATTGCTGCATTGAAGAGAGCTCAGGCTCACCAGAGAAGGGGATGCATTGAGCAACAGCAACAACAGCCTCTTCTCACCATCAAGGTTGAGCTTGAACACCTCATCATATCAATCCTTGATGACCCTAGTGTTAGCAGGGTCATGAGAGAGGCTGGTTTCTCCAGCACTGCTGTTAAGAACCACATAGAGGACTCTAATTCACCTCAATATTCTGTTTTCCAGTGTTACAATAGCTCGGGTGGTGTGTTCTCTTCTCCTTGTTCACCTTCTGCCAGTGAGAACAACAACCATAGGGAAACAGCCACCAACAACAACCCTACCAATTTCAGGCACACTACTCGTCATTTCTTAACTTCTTACGCTTCTGAGTTCCACCCTTCACTTGTCTTTTCTCCACCAAAGAATGCACCAGTGTGTTCCATCACTGgtgcagcttcttcttctagtAAGGATGATGATGTCAGGCTTGTTCTGGATATCCTcttgaggaagaagaaaaagaacacCGTGATTGTTGGTGACTCACTGTCATTAACTGAAGGCCTTGTGGGAGAGATAATGGGAAGGCTTGAAAGGTCGGAAGTGCCTGATGAGTTAAagtcaattcattttatcaaattCCAAATTTCACATGTTTCTTTGAGTTGCATGAAGAGAGATGAAGTTGAAATGAAACTCTTGGAGCTGGAAAGAAAGGTGAATTCCATTGCTTCAGGAGGAGGGGGTGGCATTTTTTATATTGGAGACCTGAAGTGGACAGTGGAGGAGGCAAGTttaagtgaaaaagaggaagggTCCCCAAATGGAGAAGTTTCTGGTTATAATCCTGTTGATCATTTAGTTTCAGAAATAGGAAAGTTATTCTGTGACTGTGGAACCTCAAATAATGCTAAGGTGTGGCTCATGGCCACTGCTAGCTATCAAACATACATGAGGTGTCAAATGAGGCAACCCCCTCTTGAGAAGCAATGGGCTCTTCAGGCTGTTCCTGTTCCATCAGGTGGACTGGGCTTGAGTCTTCATGCTCCCAG TGTCCTTGATTCAAAGATGACCATCTCGCATAACCAATCTCAAGTGCTGGAAACAAAGCCCTTTGGTAATATGGAGCAGGAGGATAAACTCAATTGTTGTGAAGAATGTGCCTCCAATTATGAAAAAGAAGCCCAATTTATCAGGCCAGACCAAAAGAAAAGGTTGCCTTTCTGGCTTCAGTCTCATATCACAGAAGACCATAAGAAG GATGAATTAGtccaattgaaaagaaaatggaatAGACTATGCCACTGTCTCCACCAAAGCAAACAGCCTCAGAACCAATGGAACTGGAACCACAACAGTTATAATTCACCAAGCTCCATATCCTTTGCCAGCAATGCCACACATGGCTCCACTTCCAAACTCGTCCCTCGATTCCGACGCCAACAATCATGCATCATTGAATTCAATTTCGGCAAGAAAAGAGAAGCAACAGAGCCAGTCTTGGATTCCCTTGAGAGCATGGAAGGTAAAGAAGTAAAGACTACTCTTGCTCTTGGCAATGGAGGTTCAGGTGAGTCGGCGGTGGGGGATATAACTGATACAACACTGCAACGAGCTCATATTTGTAAACTATTGCAGGAGAATGTGCCATGGCAGTCTGAAACTTTTCCTTCAATAGCAGAAGCCTTGATTGATTCCAAATCAGCAAAGGAAAGTAACAACATTACTTGGTTACTTATGCAAGGCAATGACACCATTGGGAAAAGAAGGTTGGCACTTGCAATTGCAGAATCAGTTTTTGGCTCAACTAATCTGCTCCTTCAATTTGACATGCTAAAGAGAGAGACATCAATAGCCCCATTTTCTGAAATGCTGGAAGGAGCACTGAAAACACATCACCAGCTTGTGATGCTAATAGAAAATGTTGACTTTGCTGATGCCCAGTTCAAGAAATTCCTCTGTGATGGATTCGAAACAGGAAACTTTGGAAATTTCACTGAAGAGAACTCAAGCCAAGTAATATTCATATTGACAAATGGTGGAAGTGGATCCACTAACATTGAGCAGCAGAATGAGGACTCGGTTATGAGGTTGTTGTGGCAAGTCAGTGAAACCAAGCCTAACTTGGAGACGCCATCTGTCACAACCACGATCGCGGAGCCATGTTTTGGCCACAAAAGAAGAGCTGAACTTGATATGTTTTCTAACACCAACAGTTTTCAAGGGAGCAAGAAGAAAGAGTTTTCAAGACAAACAAGCTTTAACACTCTTGATCTGAACATGAAAGCTGATGAAGGGGATAAAGCAGGAGAAAGTAGCCCCATTTCAAGTGATCAGACCGGAGAAACTATAGCTGATCCACTGAACCAAAACGGATTTCTTGACTCAATTGTGAACCGGTTTGAGTTCAACACAAATCCAGTTAAGGACAGAGAGATGGCAGAGTTGTTTTTGTGTAAGTTCAAAGAGTCTTTTGAAGAGGTTTATGGGAAGAAATGTTTGGAGAATCTAAGTGTAGATGAGAGGGTGATTGAGGATGTGGGTGTTGGGTGTGGTTATTTTACCAACAGCTTGTTTGAGAAATGGCTGAAAGACGTTTTTCAAAGCAGTTTAGAAACGGTTAACTTTGGAGGGAAGGAGGGTATACTTTTTAGACTTTCTTGGGGTGGTAAAGGAGATAGAAAA